The nucleotide window TCGACGGTGTCAAGATTCTCGTTGCCGCACCGCTCGTGTGGACACGAGATCTGATTGATCTCCCTGTCAAACTGCTCACTCGCCATCGTAGACCTCCGGTTCGAGACGCGCTCGTGCGTCGCACAGTCGATCCCAGCCGGCCACCGCGATCTCCGATCCCCGAAAGAGCCCGTACATCAGGCTCGCCGCGACGAGGTAGAACGTCGTGATGAACGGATAGATCACAAGTAGCGGAGCGAGTCGAGCCCGGCCGTAAGTCGTTCGCTCTCGCCACTCAGCCCGTAGGTGCGCGACATCGAGCCGCACGCCCTCAACGATGCCGACAAACGCGTCCGCGAGTTCCTCATTTCCCGACATCGGTCACCTCCATAGGAGTTCGCGCTCCGTCGACTGCGACATCGTTCGGAGGACTCCGATACTCAGCGCGTACCCGACGAAGAGCGCCGCCAGCGCTCCGGCTAACGCGACGTACCGGCCCGTTCCGATCGCGGTGATGTACCCGGCAACGACACCGCCGAGCGCCGCGAGTATCGGCCCCTGGTGAAGCACCTCCTCTTCGATCACTCTCACGCCCCATCACCTCCGGTGGCGCTCTCGTTTGTCTCGGTCGCCTCGTCGTCAAGACACCCCGGTGCCGCGAAGCGCTCGGTCGTCTTCGCGATGCTCTCCGGTACGCCGCTGAGCGTCTCCTCCAGCTCTTCGGCGGAGATCCCCGCAGGCGCTTCCACGACGATCGAGACATCACCCCTCTCGACGGTCGCCAGCGCTCGATCGCCGACCACGTCGACGTCGAGGACCGTAGGGTGTTCGGTCGCCGCCGTCTCCGGAGTCTGCCTCGTGGCGGTTCCGCCGTCCGTCGCGACCGACTCGCGGTTCTCCGCCGCGGTGCGATCTCGCTCAGTCATCGTTGGCCCTCACTGAGAACCCGCCTTCGCTCCCGGGCTCGTGGATCGTCGCCTCAGTCGAGCCCTCCTGAGCGGTGAACAGCAACTCGTCTCCGTCTTCGAGCCCCCACTCCATCGCGAGCGCCTTCGGAATCGTCACCGTGTAGCTTCCCTTCCCGTGCTGAACTCGCCGTCCTTCCGCGAGGAAGTGCGTGATACCCCCGTCCTTGTAGCCGTCTGTCTTACTCATTGGTAGTTTCTCCACAGAGCGCTTTCCCAGCGGTACACCCGTTGTAGCGGCACTTCGAACAGAATCGTAGACCTCCGTTCCCCCCGTCGCACGCGGGGCACTCGCACTCGCGCGAGGAATGCCGCTCTCGCTGTTCCTGTCCGCGGTCGTCGGTCCTTCCGGGAGCAGTCCCCACGGCCGCACGAGCCGATTCTGCCCGGCTCATGCTTCCCTCCAGTAGTCGATCATGTGGCTCGGGTGCTGCTCGTCGTGTTCCCATGGCGAGTCCTCACCGACCTCCAGGAACAGCGTCGTCTCTTCCCCGCACGTACAGCAGTACGCCGAGACGACACGCCGCTCGTCAATGTCGACCTCGTAGGGCTCCGGCGAGTCGTCACGCGACTTCTCGACATCCTCGATCGCCGGCGGCTCCGAATCCTGCTTCCAGCCGTACGGTGCCGAGACGGGGGGACTCATCGTTCCACCTCCCCGTTCGCCAGCTCGTCGAGTCGCTCGCTTACTGCTCCGCCGTCCGTCGCCGCTTCCGGCG belongs to Halorubrum sp. DM2 and includes:
- a CDS encoding AbrB/MazE/SpoVT family DNA-binding domain-containing protein, with amino-acid sequence MSKTDGYKDGGITHFLAEGRRVQHGKGSYTVTIPKALAMEWGLEDGDELLFTAQEGSTEATIHEPGSEGGFSVRANDD